CTGCAGGCCAAAATCGGTCTCGGCCTTCCGGCAACCTTCTCCAACATCGCTTCGGTGTTCATCGCCTTGGCCGCGCTGGTTGCCTTCCTGATGCTTGTCCGTCCCGCCGGACAGGTGAGCGGTGGCATGAAGCCGGGCGCCACCCCATAAGCGCCTGACCATCGCATTCAAGAAAGCCGCGCTGGAAGAGTTTCCAGTGCGGTTTTTTTGTCGACACAGCAAATCAGGCACTGCCCGACGCGGACAGTGCCTGACGAAAGACCTGTAACCTGTGAGTGCCTTTAGCGGTTGCGAGCTGCCAGACGATCAAGATTGATGACAGTGGAGAACATGATCCGCTCATGGCTCCAGTCGTTTGGCTTTTGCATCATCACCGCGACCAGCCCGACCAATGCCAACACCGGAATCAGAATGGCGGAAAAAAGCGCACGATTGCGTTTGGCATTGCCACCAGCCAGCAGGGTCAGCATCCGCTGTTCAAGGAAGGCCGAGGATGGTTTTCCGGTGATCGACAGATCGAGCTGCACAAAGGCAACGCTGGGACGGGCCCGCAAGGTTTGCTCGCGGCGGCGCAGGCCCAACTCGCAGGTTCTGAGCAGGCATTCGCAATAGTCGCGGATGTCGACGCCATTGCGGGAGATCACCTGCTGATCGCAGCTCAGTTCTCGCAAGCGCTCGATATCACGCTTGAGGAAATGGAAGGCCGGATTCCAGAAAAAGACCGGGCGCAGAAATTCGAGCACCAGCTCCCACTCTGTGTCCCGTTGCCGCAAATGCTGGAACTCATGGCCCAAAGCCATACGCAGATCCTTGCTTCGCGCGAGCATATCGACCGGCACCACGATGTAGCGACGGAACAGGCTGCGTGTCGAAAAAGGCGTCGTCACGGTTTCCGACAGGATCAGATGGACATTGCCAAAGCTGCGCCATTCATAGCTTTTGTTCAGGATCACATGGAGGCGATAAAGGCTGAGGCATAGACGGCCAAGCCCGATAAGAAGCCCGAGACCCAGCAGGCCAGCGGTGATCAGTGCAAACCCGCTTTGAAGCGCAAGGAAATCATCGGTCAGCCGGGCGCGAAGGCCCAACAAGAGATCCAGCTCGGCTGCCTTGATATCAAGGGAGCCTTGCAGATATTGCGAGACCATCAGATCGGACAGGCTGAAGGACAGCGCATGTTCCGCCCCTTGGGGACGCATCATCTGATCGGACACCATGACCAAAAGGGGGAACAGGAAACAGCTCAAGACCAGCATCTTGAGCAGTTTGAGCGCCAAGGCCTTGTCGCCGGCAATGCCGGTGGCCCTCATGGTGGCACGCGTTCCAACCCAAATTCCAAAAGCGGCAATCAGCAGGATGTTTACATTCAGATAGACATCAAGGATCGAACCGACCGTTATCATTCTTCATCCTCCCCTCCACCAGTGCGCGGATCTCGTCGAGCGCTTCCTCTGACAGGTCGTCATCATCGACCAGTCGCGCCACGAGTGCTGCCGGGGTATTGTCGAAGAGTTTCTCCGAAATATCCTTCAGAAACCGCGTCTGATAAGAATCCTTTGTCAGCAGGGCTTGATAGACATGCGTCTTGCCCTCTTTTCGGCTTTCGACAAAGTTCTTTTGCTCCAAAATCCTCATGATCGTTGCGGCGGATGTGTAGGCAAGGTCGCGATCAGGTGGCAACATGGCCAGAATATCGCGCACATTTGCCTCACCCAGCTCCCAAAGTCGGGTCATAAATTCCAACTCGACCTCGGTCAGAAATTCGCTTCTCTTCTTTTTGCGCATAAGAATTCCCGCTGGCAAACCGTCGTTTCATGAGGCGGGCCCGTTCCGCTCTTCCCAAATATCGGAAAAGGACCCTGCTCCCCTTTTCATCCCCTGCCCTCGCTGGAAATCCAACGCGCGCAGAAGGTATGATCAGTAAATACTAAAGTTTTCGCAGATCCAAGCCTTTTTTGGAATTTTGGCGCATGAATGGCTTGAATCCGCGCTTTTCACTAGACTTTCCAGAAGCAGAAGGTCGCCCAGGCAAGCGCCAGTCCGAGCGGCGCCCAGAGCGGCATACCAAACAGGCCAAGCCAGGCGAGGAAAATATAGGCTGAGCCCAAAAGCGAGATGAAGAGGCGATCGCCGCGGGTGGTGACGAGGCCGAGCGCACCCAGACGCTCGTCGCCACCGGGATTGCGGATTTCCAGCGCCGTGATGATACCCATCGCCGAGAAAATTCCGATGAAAACCAACGCCGTTGGCCACGTCCATGCCATCCAACTGAGCATCATACCCTCCCCAGGGCAAAGCCCTTGGCAATATAGTTACGCACGAAATAGATCACGACCGCGCCGGGAATGATGGTCAGGGCCCCGGCGGCGGCCAGCAGTCCCAATTCATAACCGGCGCTTGAGGCCGTCTTGGTCATGGTGGCGGCAATCGGCTTGGCAGCCACCGCCGTCAGGGTTTTGGCGAGCAAGAGTTCCACCCATGAGAACATGAAGCAGAAGAAGGCTGCCACACCGACC
This DNA window, taken from Cohaesibacter intestini, encodes the following:
- a CDS encoding BlaI/MecI/CopY family transcriptional regulator; the protein is MRKKKRSEFLTEVELEFMTRLWELGEANVRDILAMLPPDRDLAYTSAATIMRILEQKNFVESRKEGKTHVYQALLTKDSYQTRFLKDISEKLFDNTPAALVARLVDDDDLSEEALDEIRALVEGRMKNDNGRFDP
- a CDS encoding DUF2160 domain-containing protein → MLSWMAWTWPTALVFIGIFSAMGIITALEIRNPGGDERLGALGLVTTRGDRLFISLLGSAYIFLAWLGLFGMPLWAPLGLALAWATFCFWKV
- a CDS encoding M56 family metallopeptidase; the protein is MITVGSILDVYLNVNILLIAAFGIWVGTRATMRATGIAGDKALALKLLKMLVLSCFLFPLLVMVSDQMMRPQGAEHALSFSLSDLMVSQYLQGSLDIKAAELDLLLGLRARLTDDFLALQSGFALITAGLLGLGLLIGLGRLCLSLYRLHVILNKSYEWRSFGNVHLILSETVTTPFSTRSLFRRYIVVPVDMLARSKDLRMALGHEFQHLRQRDTEWELVLEFLRPVFFWNPAFHFLKRDIERLRELSCDQQVISRNGVDIRDYCECLLRTCELGLRRREQTLRARPSVAFVQLDLSITGKPSSAFLEQRMLTLLAGGNAKRNRALFSAILIPVLALVGLVAVMMQKPNDWSHERIMFSTVINLDRLAARNR